One segment of Primulina tabacum isolate GXHZ01 chromosome 14, ASM2559414v2, whole genome shotgun sequence DNA contains the following:
- the LOC142525499 gene encoding UDP-glycosyltransferase 76B1-like, with translation MSMDNPSKATEHTKSCRIILFPLPFQGHINPMIQLADILHSKGFTISIIHTQFNSPDPSKYPHFMFHLIPDGVSEDQASKHDILRVLHLLNTDCIPLFSECLGKLLSAHDDIVCIITDAMIYSSQAVAEDLGIPRIALRTSSVCSFLTFAALPVLRENGFYSDNLDSRWEDPVVELPPLKVKDVLGIHIRNLDDTLKTVNDMVEGTKKASGLIFNTFQDLEEPNIANLHEHFRLPTFLIGPFHKFFSAASSSLLTQDRSSIYWLDTQKTSSVLYVSFGSLAAMDEKDLIEVAWGLANSMQPFLWVVRPGLVQGSEWLESLPDEFLEVTGKRGYIVKWAPQQEVLSHPAVGGFWTHSGWNSILESICEGVPMICSSFFGDQTVNSRYINDVWRLGIKLECGFKREEIESAIRKIMLEGEGQDIIERLVCVKEKIDGFSSTSVNALSDFISSFKSSVV, from the exons ATGTCCATGGATAATCCCAGCAAAGCCACTGAACACACAAAATCATGCAGAATAATCCTCTTCCCGCTACCATTTCAAGGCCACATAAACCCGATGATTCAGCTGGCCGACATTCTCCACTCCAAAGGCTTCACAATCTCCATCATACACACTCAGTTCAACTCCCCGGATCCATCCAAGTACCCTCACTTCATGTTTCATCTCATCCCCGACGGAGTATCGGAAGATCAAGCATCCAAACACGACATTCTGCGTGTCCTCCATCTCCTCAACACCGACTGTATCCCGCTCTTCAGTGAGTGCTTGGGGAAGTTATTATCCGCCCACGATGATATTGTATGTATAATTACGGATGCTATGATATATTCCTCGCAAGCTGTTGCGGAGGATCTTGGCATACCAAGGATTGCGCTCCGGACTAGTAGTGTTTGCTCCTTTTTAACCTTTGCTGCTCTTCCTGTTCTTCGAGAAAATGGGTTCTACTCTGATAATCTGG ATTCTAGATGGGAGGATCCAGTTGTTGAACTACCACCACTTAAAGTAAAAGATGTACTAGGAATTCACATCCGGAACCTGGATGATACGCTAAAGACCGTAAATGATATGGTTGAAGGAACAAAGAAAGCATCAGGCCTCATTTTCAACACCTTCCAAGATCTCGAAGAGCCAAATATAGCCAATCTTCATGAGCATTTTCGGCTACCCACGTTTTTAATCGGTCCGTTTCACAAATTCTTTTCCGCGGCCTCAAGCAGTTTGTTGACGCAAGACAGGAGCTCCATTTATTGGCTGGATACCCAAAAGACGAGTTCTGTTCTTTACGTAAGCTTCGGGAGTCTCGCGGCAATGGATGAAAAGGATCTAATTGAAGTGGCTTGGGGTCTGGCCAATAGTATGCAGCCATTCTTGTGGGTGGTCAGGCCTGGATTAGTCCAAGGCTCGGAGTGGCTCGAATCGTTGCCGGATGAATTCTTGGAGGTTACTGGTAAAAGGGGATACATTGTCAAATGGGCACCTCAGCAAGAAGTGCTATCTCATCCTGCCGTTGGTGGATTTTGGACTCACAGCGGATGGAACTCCATTCTGGAGAGTATTTGTGAAGGTGTTCCGATGATTTGCTCGTCTTTCTTTGGAGATCAGACGGTGAATTCCCGATACATAAACGACGTCTGGAGACTTGGGATCAAATTGGAATGCGGGTTCAAAAGAGAGGAGATCGAATCAGCTATCAGAAAAATCATGCTTGAAGGAGAAGGCCAAGATATCATAGAGAGACTTGTGTGTGTGAAGGAGAAAATCGATGGTTTTTCAAGCACGTCAGTGAATGCTTTATCTGATTTCATCTCTTCATTTAAGTCTTCTGTTGTTTGA
- the LOC142524795 gene encoding UDP-glycosyltransferase 76B1-like, with product MAASYVDSTTFYNHSRFLLLLYLFKETEQHFFSEKKLEDRVTMADNPSKSISQNTNTHRVILFPLPFQGHMNPMIQLANILHSRGFTISILYHQYNSPDPSKYPHFSFHLIPGGLSEDQLDKDEPLSAILLINTDCIKPTRDCLGKLLSTHNDTACIIMDANLFSSQAVVEGLGIPRLVLRTSSVCSFLAFATLPVLRENGFYSDDLDSRGEDPVLELPPLRVKDVQAIHVRSLDFTLKIISNIVEGTKTASGLIFNTIQDLEEPYLANFHEPFRVPTFLIGPFHKFFSAASSSLLTQDRSSVSWLDIQKPGSVLYVSFGSAATIDGESLREMTRGLASSMQPFLWVVRPGLVQGSEWLESLPNEFMEVVSQRGYIVKWAPQQEVLSHPAVGGFWTHSGWNSILESICEGVPMICSSFFGDQKVNSRYVTDAWKLGIKLEHVFKREEIESAIRKIMLDKEGQEIRERALCWKEKIDVSLKTDGSSSQSLNALSDLISSFKSSGA from the exons ATGGCAGCCTCCTATGTTGACTCGACGACTTTCTACAATCATTCACGCTTCCTTCTGCTACTTTATCTGTTCAAAGAAACAGAGCAACATTTCTTCAGTGAAAAAAAGCTCGAGGACCGTGTAACCATGGCGGATAATCCCAGCAAATCCATCTCACAAAACACAAATACACATAGAGTAATCCTCTTCCCGCTACCATTTCAAGGCCACATGAATCCGATGATTCAGCTCGCCAACATACTCCACTCCAGAGGTTTCACAATCTCCATCCTATACCATCAATACAACTCCCCGGATCCATCCAAGTACCCTCACTTCTCGTTTCACCTTATCCCCGGCGGATTATCGGAGGATCAATTGGACAAAGATGAGCCTCTGAGTGCCATCCTTCTCATCAACACCGACTGTATCAAGCCCACTCGCGATTGCTTGGGGAAGCTATTGTCAACCCATAATGATACCGCGTGTATAATTATGGATGCTAATTTGTTTTCCTCGCAAGCTGTTGTGGAGGGTCTTGGGATACCAAGGCTTGTGCTCAGGACTAGTAGTGTTTGTTCGTTTCTAGCCTTTGCCACTCTTCCTGTTCTTCGAGAAAATGGGTTCTACTCCGATGATCTGG ATTCTAGAGGGGAGGATCCAGTTCTTGAGCTACCACCACTTAGAGTAAAAGACGTGCAAGCAATTCACGTCCGGAGCCTGGATTTTACGTTGAAGATCATATCTAATATAGTAGAAGGTACAAAGACAGCATCAGGCCTCATTTTCAATACGATCCAAGATCTTGAAGAGCCATATCTCGCCAATTTTCATGAGCCTTTTCGTGTTCCTACGTTTTTAATCGGGCCGTTTCACAAATTCTTTTCGGCAGCCTCGAGCAGTTTGTTGACACAAGATAGAAGCTCTGTTTCCTGGCTGGATATCCAAAAACCGGGTTCTGTTCTCTATGTTAGCTTTGGGAGTGCTGCAACCATCGATGGAGAGAGTCTAAGAGAAATGACTCGGGGTCTAGCCAGTAGTATGCAACCATTCTTGTGGGTGGTCAGGCCTGGATTAGTCCAAGGCTCGGAATGGCTCGAATCGTTGCCGAATGAATTCATGGAGGTGGTTAGTCAAAGAGGATATATTGTCAAATGGGCACCTCAGCAAGAAGTGTTGTCTCATCCCGCCGTTGGTGGATTTTGGACTCACAGCGGATGGAACTCCATTCTCGAAAGTATTTGTGAAGGTGTTCCCATGATATGCTCGTCTTTTTTCGGAGATCAGAAAGTGAATTCCCGATACGTAACTGATGCCTGGAAACTTGGGATCAAATTGGAACATGTGTTCAAAAGGGAGGAGATTGAATCAGCAATCAGAAAAATAATGCTTGATAAAGAAGGCCAAGAAATAAGAGAAAGAGCCCTGTGTTGGAAGGAGAAAATAGATGTTTCCTTAAAAACAGACGGTTCTTCAAGCCAATCTCTGAATGCTTTATCTGATCTCATCTCTTCGTTTAAATCTTCTGGTGCTTAA